The following coding sequences are from one Longimicrobiales bacterium window:
- the katG gene encoding catalase/peroxidase HPI, with amino-acid sequence MDEHAGETAGKCPVMHDADIHTTAEGTSNRGWWPNQLDLAVLHQNSPVSDPMGNAFNYADEFKKLDIEVLKKDLFELMTTSQAWWPADYGHYGPLFIRMSWHSAGTYRTGDGRGGASSGTQRFAPLNSWPDNGNLDKARRLLWPIKQKYGSKISWADLMIFAGDCALESMGFKPFGFAGGREDIWEPEADIYWGAETEWLGDKRYSGERDLENPLAAVQMGLIYVNPEGPNGEPSPVASGRDIRETFGRMAMNDEETVALIAGGHTFGKCHGAGDAALVGAEPEGAGIEEQGLGWKNSFGSGVGVDAITSGIEGAWTPTPTQWDHSYLDTLFGYEWTLVKSPAGAWQWIPTDPAAAQAVPDAHDPSKRHAPIMTTADLALRLDPIYEPIARRFHENPEQLADAFARAWFKLTHRDMGPRTRYLGALAPAEELIWQDPIPAVDHELIDSKDIATLKAQILASGLSVSQLVSTAWASAATFRGSDKRGGANGGRLRLAPQRDWEVNQPGQLANVLEALEAIQTAFNDAQSRGTKVSLADTIVLAGCGAVEKAAQNAGYEVDIPFKPGRMDASQEHTDVESAAVLEPIADGFRNYLKAKYTVSAEELLVDRAQLMTLTAPEMTVLVGGMRVLNTNVDQSPHGVFTERPETLTNDFFVNLLDVSTTWAAASDAEDVFEGSDRATGAKKWTGTRVDLIFGSNSQLRAIAEVYGCDDGQGALVRDFVAAWDKVMNLDRFDLG; translated from the coding sequence ATGGACGAACATGCTGGCGAGACCGCAGGCAAATGCCCCGTCATGCACGATGCCGACATACACACGACCGCAGAGGGTACGTCGAACCGCGGCTGGTGGCCGAATCAGCTGGACCTCGCGGTTCTCCACCAGAACTCTCCCGTGTCCGACCCCATGGGCAACGCGTTCAACTACGCGGATGAATTTAAGAAGCTCGACATCGAGGTCCTCAAGAAGGACCTTTTCGAGCTGATGACTACATCGCAGGCGTGGTGGCCGGCCGATTACGGTCACTATGGACCTCTCTTCATTCGGATGTCCTGGCACAGCGCTGGCACCTACCGCACCGGAGACGGCCGCGGTGGCGCGTCCTCGGGGACCCAACGCTTCGCGCCTCTCAATAGCTGGCCCGATAACGGAAACCTCGACAAGGCGCGCCGGCTGCTCTGGCCGATCAAGCAGAAGTACGGCAGCAAGATCTCTTGGGCCGACCTCATGATATTCGCGGGCGACTGCGCCCTGGAGTCGATGGGGTTCAAGCCCTTCGGGTTCGCTGGTGGACGTGAGGACATCTGGGAACCCGAGGCAGACATCTATTGGGGAGCCGAGACTGAGTGGCTCGGTGACAAGAGATATTCTGGTGAGCGTGACCTGGAGAACCCTCTCGCTGCCGTTCAGATGGGGCTGATCTACGTGAACCCGGAGGGGCCGAACGGAGAACCGAGCCCTGTCGCTTCCGGGCGCGATATTCGTGAGACATTCGGGCGCATGGCCATGAACGACGAAGAGACCGTCGCACTCATCGCCGGCGGACACACGTTCGGTAAGTGCCACGGCGCTGGCGATGCCGCGCTCGTCGGCGCAGAGCCCGAAGGCGCCGGCATTGAAGAGCAGGGCCTCGGCTGGAAAAACAGCTTTGGCAGCGGCGTGGGCGTCGATGCGATCACCAGCGGAATCGAGGGCGCGTGGACTCCGACGCCGACCCAGTGGGATCACAGCTACCTGGACACCCTGTTCGGCTACGAGTGGACTCTCGTGAAGAGTCCCGCCGGAGCCTGGCAGTGGATTCCGACCGACCCTGCCGCAGCGCAGGCGGTACCAGATGCACACGATCCGTCGAAGCGGCACGCACCCATCATGACCACCGCGGACCTCGCGCTTCGGTTAGACCCGATCTACGAGCCGATTGCCCGGCGCTTCCATGAGAACCCAGAGCAGTTGGCGGACGCGTTCGCTCGGGCCTGGTTCAAGCTGACACACCGCGACATGGGTCCTCGCACCCGCTACCTCGGAGCCCTCGCTCCGGCTGAGGAACTCATTTGGCAGGATCCGATCCCCGCGGTCGATCATGAACTGATTGACTCGAAGGACATCGCCACGCTCAAGGCGCAGATCCTTGCTTCGGGGCTTTCAGTCTCTCAGCTCGTCTCGACCGCCTGGGCGTCGGCAGCCACGTTCCGCGGATCAGACAAGCGGGGTGGAGCGAACGGTGGGCGACTCCGCCTCGCGCCGCAGAGGGACTGGGAAGTCAACCAGCCCGGCCAGCTGGCGAACGTGCTGGAGGCCCTCGAGGCAATCCAGACGGCGTTCAATGATGCTCAATCCCGAGGAACGAAGGTTTCGCTCGCCGACACGATTGTCCTGGCTGGCTGCGGGGCCGTGGAAAAAGCCGCGCAGAATGCCGGGTACGAGGTGGATATTCCCTTCAAGCCCGGGCGCATGGATGCATCGCAGGAGCACACTGACGTGGAGTCGGCAGCCGTACTCGAACCGATCGCAGACGGCTTCCGTAACTACCTGAAAGCCAAGTACACCGTGTCTGCGGAAGAGCTGCTGGTCGATCGAGCGCAACTCATGACGCTGACGGCACCAGAGATGACGGTGCTCGTTGGTGGTATGCGCGTCTTGAACACGAACGTCGATCAGTCGCCGCACGGTGTCTTCACCGAGCGTCCAGAGACGCTTACCAACGATTTCTTTGTGAACCTGCTGGATGTGAGCACAACGTGGGCTGCGGCATCGGACGCCGAAGACGTGTTCGAGGGGAGCGATCGTGCGACAGGGGCCAAGAAGTGGACTGGCACCCGCGTGGATCTCATCTTCGGATCGAACTCCCAGCTACGGGCGATCGCAGAGGTCTACGGATGTGACGACGGGCAAGGTGCCCTTGTGCGTGACTTCGTCGCCGCCTGGGACAAGGTGATGAACCTCGACCGCTTCGATCTGGGGTAG
- a CDS encoding carboxypeptidase-like regulatory domain-containing protein has protein sequence MRIGTVSAFASVALATALVSCEPGGDSAADIILDEDDIGGVVTSPAGPEAGVWVIAETDDLDTRFARIVLTDDQGRYLVPDLPEANYRIWVRGYGLVDSQPVPGTRGELMNLTASVARDAAAAAQVYPAAYWYSMMGLPTEDEVAELDGGLNEYLMWVKNMGCVGCHQLGNEATRTLPSSLAGMESSEEAWWRRISSGQAGQNMFGIANRLEGLPIKYMAEWTDRVAAGELPAHAPERPSGVERNVVATVRDWSSPQFYMHDLSGTDRRDPTVNGYGKLYGAPELSTDEMPILDPVANTSSVYDLPVRDENTPTTNEASVLAPSHYWGDERIWDSQANAHNPMLDQDGRVWLTARVRGPQNPDFCREGSNHPSAMLYPKDMTGRQLAVYDPSTGEYSFVDTCFSTHHLQFAYGDDNILWTSGGGDVVGWLDTNRFLQTGDAEASQGWAPLILDTNGNGEQDAWTEPGDRMDPALDQRIPNGFYAVMPEPRGNAIWGSNAFRYPGSITRLLPGPNPPQTSLAEVYTPPLPGFGIRGADIDKNGVVWASLGSGHLGEFDRSKCEGPLNGPNATGDHCPEGWTLHDLPGPGFADLPEYSVESSYYTWVDQHNSLGLGEDVPIATGNLFDGVHALVDDEFVTLRVPYPMGFYTKGFEGRIDDPGAGWKGRGLWVPEGGRTPWLKENGQGSKPIVVQFQVRPHPLAR, from the coding sequence ATGAGAATCGGTACTGTTTCCGCGTTCGCCTCGGTCGCGCTCGCGACCGCCCTCGTCTCGTGCGAACCAGGGGGCGACTCCGCAGCCGACATCATCCTCGACGAGGACGACATCGGTGGCGTCGTCACCAGCCCTGCGGGGCCGGAAGCCGGCGTGTGGGTGATCGCAGAAACGGATGACCTCGATACGCGGTTCGCCCGGATCGTCCTGACGGATGATCAGGGCCGATACCTCGTTCCGGACCTCCCGGAGGCCAACTATCGGATCTGGGTACGGGGTTACGGACTGGTCGACTCGCAGCCGGTCCCGGGAACGCGCGGCGAGCTAATGAATTTGACGGCGTCGGTCGCTCGGGACGCTGCGGCCGCAGCCCAGGTGTATCCGGCCGCCTACTGGTATTCCATGATGGGGCTCCCCACCGAGGACGAGGTAGCCGAGCTCGACGGTGGACTCAACGAGTACCTGATGTGGGTGAAGAACATGGGATGCGTGGGCTGCCACCAGCTGGGCAACGAAGCGACCCGGACCCTTCCCTCCTCGCTCGCGGGCATGGAGTCGTCGGAGGAGGCATGGTGGCGGCGCATCTCGTCCGGACAGGCTGGCCAGAACATGTTCGGAATCGCCAACCGCCTCGAGGGGCTCCCCATCAAGTACATGGCGGAATGGACCGACCGAGTCGCCGCTGGTGAGCTTCCTGCGCACGCGCCCGAACGGCCCTCCGGCGTGGAGAGAAACGTTGTGGCGACCGTGCGTGACTGGTCCAGTCCTCAGTTCTACATGCATGATCTCTCGGGAACGGACCGGCGTGACCCAACGGTGAACGGCTACGGCAAACTATACGGCGCTCCCGAACTCAGTACGGACGAGATGCCGATCTTGGACCCGGTCGCGAACACATCGTCTGTCTACGACCTGCCGGTCCGGGACGAAAATACGCCAACGACGAACGAGGCGTCCGTGCTGGCACCCTCTCACTACTGGGGCGACGAGCGGATCTGGGACAGCCAAGCGAACGCCCACAACCCGATGCTTGATCAGGACGGAAGGGTCTGGCTGACCGCGCGGGTCCGTGGCCCTCAGAATCCTGACTTCTGTCGGGAGGGGTCGAACCACCCGTCCGCCATGCTCTATCCGAAGGACATGACGGGTCGCCAGCTCGCCGTGTACGATCCGTCGACGGGCGAGTATTCCTTCGTGGACACGTGCTTCAGCACCCATCATCTCCAGTTCGCGTACGGCGATGACAATATCCTCTGGACGAGCGGCGGCGGTGACGTCGTAGGGTGGCTCGACACCAATCGCTTCCTGCAGACCGGAGACGCCGAAGCGTCCCAAGGCTGGGCGCCTCTCATCCTCGACACCAACGGAAACGGGGAGCAGGACGCCTGGACCGAGCCCGGTGACCGCATGGACCCGGCGCTAGACCAGCGCATCCCCAATGGCTTCTACGCGGTCATGCCCGAGCCTCGAGGCAATGCCATCTGGGGATCCAATGCCTTCCGTTACCCGGGATCGATCACGAGGCTGCTGCCCGGACCCAATCCGCCACAAACGTCGCTTGCCGAGGTCTACACCCCACCCTTACCGGGCTTCGGAATACGAGGTGCGGACATCGACAAAAACGGCGTCGTCTGGGCCTCGCTGGGGAGCGGCCACCTCGGCGAGTTCGATCGCAGCAAGTGTGAGGGGCCACTGAATGGACCGAACGCCACCGGAGACCACTGCCCCGAAGGCTGGACGCTCCACGACCTGCCGGGTCCGGGCTTCGCTGATCTCCCGGAGTACAGTGTCGAATCCAGTTATTACACCTGGGTGGACCAGCACAACTCATTGGGCCTCGGAGAAGACGTCCCTATCGCCACCGGAAATCTATTCGATGGCGTTCACGCCCTCGTCGACGACGAGTTCGTTACGCTCCGTGTCCCGTATCCGATGGGCTTCTACACCAAGGGATTCGAAGGCCGAATCGATGACCCCGGTGCCGGGTGGAAGGGCCGGGGCCTGTGGGTCCCGGAGGGGGGGCGCACACCCTGGCTGAAAGAAAATGGGCAGGGCTCGAAGCCCATTGTGGTGCAATTCCAAGTGAGGCCACATCCGCTGGCGCGTTAG
- a CDS encoding LysR substrate-binding domain-containing protein — MLTWAQAATARRTNHPTAMVEAGELDLAMVAMESDLGDLKGEDVILLADGHCLRAQALAICDSAGACDLGAMRATSLATLVQMAGAGVGITVLLVMTVNAGHHRGDGLCLVRFGAPVPN, encoded by the coding sequence GTGCTTACCTGGGCTCAGGCGGCTACTGCGAGAAGAACGAACCACCCGACCGCCATGGTTGAGGCTGGTGAGCTGGATCTCGCTATGGTCGCAATGGAGTCTGACCTCGGTGACCTGAAGGGCGAAGATGTTATTCTGCTCGCCGATGGCCATTGTCTGCGAGCTCAGGCGCTGGCGATATGTGATTCTGCAGGTGCCTGTGACCTAGGGGCTATGCGTGCGACGAGCCTCGCCACGCTCGTTCAGATGGCTGGGGCGGGAGTTGGGATCACGGTGCTTCTGGTCATGACAGTGAATGCCGGTCACCACCGCGGTGACGGTCTGTGCCTTGTTCGATTCGGCGCACCTGTTCCGAATTGA